The sequence TGTCTCCTAGCCTCGGCAGGATAGGTGGAGGTCTgccaaataaaatttcataaggGGAAAATCCCTTGACAAATGGAGTAAAACACGCTCGCAAAAGGGCAAGAGGCAGGACATCGACCCAATTTTCGCCCGTCTCAAGGGACAATTTGGTTCAGGTCTCTTTTAGGGTCCGATTCATCCTTTCCACCTGACCCGAGCTCTGGGGTCTATatgcacaatgtaatttccaatcTACTCCCAATGCCCGGGCTAGACCCCGGGATACCTGCGCCTTGAAGGCCGGGCCATTGTCCGATCCTATGCTCAGAGGCAGCCAGAATCCaggaattatctcatttaataatttcttaactGTCGCCTGAGCCGTTTCTGATTTAGTGACGAAAGGCTCGACCCACCCGGAGAAGGTGTCTACAAAAACAAGCAGGGATTTGTATCCGTATTCCCCTGGTTTAATTTCAGTAAAATCTGCTTCCCCCAACCGGCCTGATTCACTTGGGCGCAACTTACACATCTTTCAACCACCTCTTCAATCTCTTCTCCCAGCCCTTGCGCCCTGAACTTTTTCTGCACTGAGCGCCATCCTCGTTTTCCCCAGATGAGTCCCTTGGTGGAGCTGACCCACCATGCGCCGCCCAAGTGCCGCGGGTAGGAGTATCTTACCTTCAGGATCCTGAAACCACTTTTGTCCCGGCatcttccttccccccttttcTGGAAACCCACTCCAAATCTTTAGGAGTGCAACTGGGCTAGATTGGTAGCTGCAAGGCACTTTCACTTTTAGTTAGGGCATCAGCCAGGCGGTTTCCGACTGCCTCTAGGGAGTCGCCTTTTTGATGTCCCCGGCAGTGAATGATCGCCAGTTTTGCAGGTTTCCAGACGGTTGCCAGAAGGTCTAaaattttagctttgtttttgaCGGCCTTGCCTTCCGTCGTGAGGAGGCTGCGCTCTTGATAGATGGATCCGTGCACATGGACGGGGGCAAAAGCATAGCGGCGGTCCGTATAAATATTAACTGCCTTGTTTCTTTCGAGTTTTAGGGCTTTTGTTAGCGCGATGAGCTCTGCGCGCTGGGCTGAagttccggggggggggggggggggaagggtctGTTGCCATAGAACCTCGCGGTCTGTCATCGCTGCAGCGCGGGCACGCCTTTGCCCTTGAAACACACAACCACTGCCCCCTGAAAACATGCTGATATCAGGGTCCTGTTGATATCAGGGTCCTGTAAGGGAACGTCCGTAAGATCGGAGCGGAGGGACGAGATCATCGCCAAGGTTTCTGGGCAAGAGTACAGAGGGGGACCTTGTCCTTTGGGCAGCAAAGTGGCTGGGTTTAAGGCCGCGGGGGCACAAAGACGTATTCGGGGCCGGTCGAGGAGCAATGCTTGATATTGGGTAATCTGAGCATTTGACAGCCATCGCTCTGGGGGAGCCCGCAGCAAAGCCTCCACTTCATGGGGCCCCGTGACAGACAATGCCTGCCCCAAGGTTAGTTTGTCTGCGGCTTTAACTAGGAGCGCGGTGGCGGCAATTTGTCGAACGCGTGGGGGCCACCCGGAAGCAACTGGGTCCAGCCGTTTGGATAAATAGGCCACCGGTTGGTGCCAAGTTCCCAGGCACTGAGTCAGAACTCCTTTGgctaccccacccccccctttttcgGCTACAAACAAATGGAATGGCTTGGTGGGATCTGGCAGGGCCCAGGCCGGTGGGGTCGTGAGAGCATCTCGTAAGGCCTGGAAGGCTTTAGTTTGAGTCTCCCCCCATGTGAAGGACTCCGGAGACCCCTTGAGAACGGCATCCAAAGGGGCTGCCTGTTCAGCAAAGCCAGGTATCCATAGTCTGCAGTGGCCTGCCGCCTCAAGGAACTCGCGGACTTGTTTGCAAGTTCTAGGCTGAGGAATATCGAGCATAGCCCGAATTCTTTGTTCACCGAGATAGCGCTTACCTTATTTAAGGTTGTCACCTAAATAGGTCACCGCAGCACGACAGATCTGCGCTTTTCTGGGTGACACTCGGTACCCCAGTTTTCGCAGAAGACTCAAGAGTCCTTTGGTGGCACTTCAGGCATCCTAAATGAGAGGGGGCCGCCAACAAGATCTCATCAACATACTGCAATAGAGTTACCTGCGGGTTGGAGATTCGAACTGGCTCTAAATCCTGGTGCAGGGCCTCATTAAAAAGAGTAGGAGAATTTTTAAATCCCTGGGGGAGTCGCGTCCAGGTGAGCTGTCCGGCTTTTCCCTCTTCAGGATCAGTCCATCCAAATGCAAATAGTGGCTGGCTTTGTGGGGCCAGCGGGATGGCAAAGAAGGCATCTTTTAAGTCCAGAACTGTATATAATACACCTGAGAAGGGGGAAGCAAACTAAGGAGAGTATGAGGGTTGGGTACAGTGGGATGAATGTCCATTACCCTGGCGTTTACTGCTCTTAGGTCCTGAACTGGCCGGAAATCGGATGAGTTAGGCTTCCGGACAGGGAGAAGCGGAATGTTCCATGGCGACTTGCATGGGATCAAAATGCCGGAGTCGCGCAAACACTTGATGTGAATGGCGATTCCCCGCCTAGCCTCCCGGGACGTGGGATATTAGTCTTACCCCAAGTGCGGATGCCTTAAGTTCCACTATTATCGGAGCTTGATGAATCGCCAGCCCCGGGTGGATTGGTCTCAGCTCATACCTGGGGGAAGCCCGCCTGGAGGCTTTTGAGGAGGGGATCGACTACATGGACACTTTCATTAGGCACCGGAGCGAGCAGGTCCTCTTCCCCAAGTGGCACAGTCACCATTACAGTTGTCGGGCCATCCTGGCCGACTTTAATATGCATACCCCCTTTAGTGAATTTCAAAGAAGCCGTTGGTTAATGTAGTAGGTCTCTACCTAGTAATCCAGGGCAGGGGCATTCAGGCATGATTGGGAAAGAATGTGTGACAGTTTTACGGCCGAAATCTACTTGTCGTTCAGTGGTCCATTTACAAGTCTGGGACCCAGTCGCTCCTTGCACCAGGGTTGCTCCTCGCCTGGTGGGGCCAGGATCTTGTTTTAGAACTGAAAAGGCTGCCCCAATGTCCACCAAGAAAGTCTTAGGCTGGCCCCCTATATTAACAGTAACCAAAGGCTCAGAAGGGGCCACCGAGCCGTGGTCCCGTCAGTCGGAATCAACTTTCATTATCGACGCCTGGGGTGGCCGAGTTTTGCGTTGGGCTAAGTTGGGGCAATCCTTCTTCCAGTGTCCCTCTTGTTTGCAATATGCACATTGGTTTTTTCCTAGTGGCGCTCTAAccctttgtctgtcttttttcttttgcccagACCAGAATTCTTTGGGCGTTTGGGGTCCTCTTCCCTCGCGGGCATCCAGGACGGGCATTACCACCCTAGTCAATTATtgtgtctgtctttcttcctGAGAATCCCTACTGTTAAAAAGGTTTTGGGCTATTTCAACTAACTCAgataaattttttcctttcaacccATCAAAGTTTTGTAACTTTTTCCGAATGTCTGGGGCTGCCTGTGAGACAAAGGCCAGATTTAATGCCCTTCTGTTTTCAGGTGCCTCAGGGCCTACAGGGGTAATGGCGCGGTAAGCCTCCATGAGCCTTTCTAAGAAGGCCGAGGGGCTTTCCTCGGTCCCCTGAATGACTTCTGTTACCTTAGACATGTTTGTGGGCCGGCGGGCGGCCGCTCGGAGACCTCCCAGTAGAGTCTGGCGAAATAGGGTCAATGATCGCCTACCGTGAGGAGTGTTTGGGTCCCAATTTTCAGGAAAAGACTTCCTCGACTACAGCGGGATCCTCGGTGGGTTGCCCGTTTGGTCCCATCACTAATTTCTGAGCCTCGCGACGGATCTTATCTCGCTCCTCAGTGGTGAAGAGAACTTGCAACAGCTGCTGGCAGTCATCCCAGGTTGGCTGATGGGTCACAAATATAGTTTCAAGGAGAGAAATTAATGCTTGGGGTTTCTCTGAGAACGAGGGGTTTCGAAGCTTCCAATTGTAAAGGTCGCTAGTGGACAAGGGTACATAAGTCATAAAGGGTCGGACATCACCCTGCAGGGGTGGCCTTGGACGAAGGGGTCGGGCAGCGGGAGGGGGTTGGAAGGGAGTCCCTGACCAGGTGTGAGACGGGCTCAGGGGAGTGTCCCGACTCAGGCTTGCCTCCTGATCTGAAGCATCTTGACCCATATTCTTTGGGCGAGAACTATAGGGCGGCGAGTggtaagtttctttttcttcctccggTGCAGGTGATAGAGGGGGTGGCTGCTTAGTCCCATCAAGATTCTTATTCTGAGCTCCAAATGGGCGGCCTTTGAGCAGCAAAGCCTGTACTTTAGGGAGGTGAGGGcgaaggagaaggagaagtttTAACCAATCTGGAGGGTTTTCAATGAGGGTTCTCCACACTTCAATGTATGGGATTTGGTCTTCGtgcctagaaaacaaaatatcatgAGCCTTATATACCAAAGTAAGGTCAAAGGTCCCCTGTGGAGGCCATTCGACCTGAAAGCTGGTCCATTCCACCTCGCAGAGAGTTCGAAGGACTGGCTTCTTAACATGGAGGCCAAACACTGAGGCAGCTTTTTTATAGTCCTGGAAATGGGTTAGTATGAGACTCAGAGGGTGGGGGTGCTCTGATTTTGACCCATGACAAAGATAGGCAGAACTGACAAGGACGCACAGACAGTCAACAGGAAGAAGACAATTAAGACACGAAGAAAACATAAGTTCGAGATCTCAAGGCCAGTAGGCCGTGGCAGCCACCTGAAAATAGGATCCTTCTggacaaaaaccaaaccaaatgggGTCCACCGGCGTCCCGGTAGGATCCCTGACTCTGGGTCTATAGCCGCGTCCAGCAGACCCTCCTGAGTCATTCAAATGGCGCGCTCCAAGAATTCCTTACCTCTCCCAATCCCAAGCCTCCTCCCAGGGGTCGGCGGAGCAGTCTGAGGAAAGGGCCCTGTTTCAGACCTTTCACTTTCCCGGCCAATGCACCGaatgttgcatccacacgactcctgaaacagaatgctatgggcaccagtgacagtcacaacaaagtttattgcaatgagaggcaaggccaaccgatcgggaccaacactcttgatcaGAGTGTGGcctcgaacagccggggtacagagtttttatggccgatcacatcgttttatcatcacccaggaacagaacagagcaacagttcccagatgagttagaaacagttgctgAATGAGGTGAtgattttagactttctgccgctaagttgcaaccagtggatctccttgaccttgcctctgatgctcttttctttgaacttttgtttccttagttGGTGAAGCCTGATTTACAAGAGTAGGAAGCGTAATGTACAAGAGTAAAGCAAGACTGTTGTTATCTCCTGACCctcagtgtcagaacaaagctgttatttttcaagctacagtgtcaacacaaagctgttatCTCTCAAGCTACAcattagccctacactacaatttaacccttacaattGGACCAGGTGTGGGAAAGGAGATGAGGCAATCAGACACGTCTGAACGTCTTACACACTTAGAAAACTGTTTGGCAGAATCTGGGGCCACTCTGTGATCCTACACGCCCACCCCTGGGCATACACCCAGCACAAATGAGTGGCTGTGTCCACCCAAAtacttgtacaagaatgttcatgaCCATGatgttcataatagccccaaCCTGGAGACAGCACAGATGTATTTCAGGAAGAGAATGGATATATACACTGTGGTACATTCGTACAATGGAATGCTTTGCAGCACTGAGAAAGAACCAACTCCCAAAGCATATATCACCATGGATGAGTCCTAAAAACCTGTAATGAGTGCAAAAAAATCCCAACACACGGAAGAGCGCATACCGTACGATTCCACTGGCGTGAAATTCAAACATAAGCAGAACCAACT is a genomic window of Acinonyx jubatus isolate Ajub_Pintada_27869175 chromosome D1, VMU_Ajub_asm_v1.0, whole genome shotgun sequence containing:
- the LOC128311738 gene encoding uncharacterized protein LOC128311738, producing MFSSCLNCLLPVDCLCVLVSSAYLCHGSKSEHPHPLSLILTHFQDYKKAASVFGLHVKKPVLRTLCEVEWTSFQVEWPPQGTFDLTLVYKAHDILFSRHEDQIPYIEVWRTLIENPPDWLKLLLLLRPHLPKVQALLLKGRPFGAQNKNLDGTKQPPPLSPAPEEEKETYHSPPYSSRPKNMGQDASDQEASLSRDTPLSPSHTWSGTPFQPPPAARPLRPRPPLQGDVRPFMTYVPLSTSDLYNWKLRNPSFSEKPQALISLLETIFVTHQPTWDDCQQLLQVLFTTEERDKIRREAQKLVMGPNGQPTEDPAVVEEVFS